The following nucleotide sequence is from Betaproteobacteria bacterium.
CCGGCAACACCCGCAACGTACAGCGTCGCACCCGAGTTGAGCAGCACGATATCGCGTGCCGGGCCGGGCGTGTCGTCCAGAACCGAAAGCAGCATCGCCTTGGCCGACGCGGCGTCGGCAACGCGGATGGCGTCCGTCGAAGAGAGAGAAAACCCGAACTGCGCCGGGGACAGCACGTACTCGGAGACCTGGCCGTCACTCAATTCGCCGACCAGGGTGTCGCCCGCAAGGGTGATCTCGTCGAGGCCGTCGGAGCCGTGAACGACCAGCGCGCGCTGGCTCCCGAGACGCTGCAGCACACGCACCTGGATGCCGACGAGGTCCGGATGGAAGACGCCGAGGAGTTGCCGCGTGGCACCGGCCGGATTGGTGAGCGGACCGAGGATGTTGAAGAGCGTGCGCACGCCGAGCTCGCGTCGGACCGGCGCCGCATGCCTCATGGCGCCGTGAAAATTGGGCGCGAACATGAAGCCGATGCCGACCTCGGCGATACACCGCGCGACCGCCTCCGGCGCGAGGTTCAGGTGCACGCCGAGCGCCTCGAGCACGTCCGCGCTGCCCGACTTGCTCGACACCGAGCGCCCGCCGTGCTTCGCCACCTTCGCACCGGCCGCCGCAGCCACCAGCGCGGAGGCGGTGGAGATGTTGAAGGTGTGCGCAGC
It contains:
- the trpD gene encoding anthranilate phosphoribosyltransferase, with translation AAHTFNISTASALVAAAAGAKVAKHGGRSVSSKSGSADVLEALGVHLNLAPEAVARCIAEVGIGFMFAPNFHGAMRHAAPVRRELGVRTLFNILGPLTNPAGATRQLLGVFHPDLVGIQVRVLQRLGSQRALVVHGSDGLDEITLAGDTLVGELSDGQVSEYVLSPAQFGFSLSSTDAIRVADAASAKAMLLSVLDDTPGPARDIVLLNSGATLYVAGVAGSIAAGIDEARRVLASGAARDKLRALVAFSRQAASQ